One genomic window of Monodelphis domestica isolate mMonDom1 chromosome 1, mMonDom1.pri, whole genome shotgun sequence includes the following:
- the ADAMTSL2 gene encoding ADAMTS-like protein 2 isoform X4: MGPPANSLTSEGFACLENPIGCDGVLFSTHTLDKCGVCQGDGSSCTHVTGNYRKGNAHLGYSLVTHIPAGARDIQIVERKKSADVLALADEAGYYFFNGNYKVDSPKNFNIAGTIVKYRRPMDVYETGIEYIVAQGPTNQGLNVMVWNQNGKSPSITFEYTLLRKPHPQSIQPVYYTFSETASESAESREFDGEGLVGFVQHNSTYYGKSSKERLDLENQLFGQQGPSEDFNLSKGQETNEVYERAGGMDCEAPLGGKTFRDSNTTQMVHTGEKEDQDTDVHFASQEFLSENAISDQLLGKSSDSKEFVLNVTVNSIFAQSDPHHPGGSPTDSLYLDYEENEGAYNLNGTYLELTSDRMANTSSETPFPNASVTLPSSPGNRTHKARTRPKSRKQGVSPADMYRWKLSSHEPCSSTCTTGVMSTYAMCVRYDGIEVDDSYCDALTRPEPVHEFCAGRECQPRWETSSWSECSRTCGEGYQFRIVRCWKMISPGFDSSVYSDLCESAEITRPDERKTCKNPACGPQWEMSEWSECAARCGERSVVTRDIRCSEDEKLCDINTRPVAEKNCTGPPCDRQWTVSDWGPCSGSCGQGRMIRHVYCKTSDGRVVPESQCNMEAKPLAIHPCGDKNCPAHWLAQDWERCNTTCGRGVKKRIVLCLELANGKLKTRSPPDCDITKKPTEESTCFERPCFKWYTTPWSECTKTCGVGVRMRDVKCYQGTDIVRGCDPLVKPVAKQTCDLQPCPTEPPDDSCQDQPGTNCALAIKVNLCSHWYYSKACCRSCRPSHS; this comes from the exons GCTACTCCCTGGTAACACACATTCCAGCTGGCGCCCGAGACATCCAGATTGTAGAACGGAAGAAGTCGGCAGACGTCTTAG CTCTTGCTGATGAAGCTGGCTACTATTTCTTTAATGGGAACTACAAAGTAGACAGTCCAAAGAATTTCAACATCGCCGGCACCATTGTGAAGTACCGACGGCCCATGGATGTGTATGAAACTGGCATCGAGTACATCGTAGCCCAGGGCCCCACCAACCAGGGTTTGAATGTTATG GTGTGGAATCAAAATGGCAAGAGCCCTTCAATTACCTTTGAATACACTCTTCTCAGAAAGCCCCACCCCCAGAGCATCCAGCCTGTCTACTATACCTTCTCCGAAACTGCTTCAGAGAGTGCGGAGAGCCGGGAATTTGATGGCGAGGGGCTGGTGGGCTTTGTCCAGCACAACAGCACCTACTATGGGAAATCGTCCAAGGAGAGGCTAGATCTAGAGAACCAGCTGTTTGGCCAGCAGGGCCCATCCGAGGATTTCAACTTGAGCAAGGGCCAGGAGACCAATGAGGTGTACGAGAGGGCAGGAGGCATGGACTGCGAGGCTCCCCTGGGGGGCAAGACCTTCCGAG attcGAACACTACTCAGATGGTTCATACAGGAGAGAAGGAGGACCAAGACACTGATGTTCACTTTGCATCCCAGGAGTTCCTCTCCGAAAATGCCATCTCTGACCAGCTTTTGGGCAAGAGCTCTGACTCCAAGGAATTTGTCCTGAATGTAACGGTGAACAGCATTTTTGCTCAGAGTGACCCACATCACCCAGGGGGCTCACCCACGGACAGCCTCTATTTGGACTATGAGGAGAATGAGGGGGCTTACAACCTCAATGGTACCTATTTGGAGCTGACCAGCGATAGGATGGCCAACACATCATCAGAGACACCATTCCCCAATGCCAGTGTGACCCTCCCTAGTTCACCAGGAAACAGGACCCACAAAGCAAG GACCAGGCCCAAGTCCAGGAAGCAAGGTGTGAGTCCTGCTGACATGTACAGGTGGAAGCTCTCTTCCCACGAGCCTTGTAGCTCCACCTGCACAACAG GGGTCATGTCAACATATGCCATGTGTGTCCGTTATGATGGGATTGAGGTTGATGACAGCTACTGCGATGCCCTGACCCGCCCGGAGCCTGTCCATGAGTTCTGTGCTGGGAGGGAATGCCAGCCGAG GTGGGAGACCAGTAGCTGGAGTGAGTGTTCTCGAACCTGTGGGGAGGGCTATCAGTTCCGCATCGTTCGCTGCTGGAAGATGATCTCACCTGGCTTTGACAGCTCTGTGTACAGCGACTTGTGTGAGTCTGCAGAGATCACTCGGCCGGATGAGCGCAAGACCTGTAAGAACCCAGCGTGTGGACCGCAGTGGGAGATGTCAGAGTGGTCAGAG TGTGCAGCCAGGTGTGGGGAGAGGAGTGTGGTGACCCGGGACATCCGATGCTCTGAGGACGAGAAGCTTTGTGATATTAACACCAGGCCTGTGGCAGAGAAGAACTGCACTGGCCCCCCCTGTGACCGCCAGTGGACTGTCTCAGACTGGGGACCG TGCAGTGGAAGCTGTGGTCAGGGGAGGATGATCAGACATGTCTACTGCAAGACCAGTGATGGGCGGGTTGTGCCCGAGTCCCAGTGTAATATGGAAGCCAAGCCCCTGGCCATCCACCCCTGTGGGGACAAGAACTGCCCTGCTCATTGGCTGGCTCAGGATTGGGAGCGG TGTAATACAACTTGTGGGCGTGGGGTGAAGAAAAGGATTGTGCTGTGTCTGGAGCTGGCTAATGGGAAACTGAAGACGAGAAGCCCCCCAGACTGTGACATCACCAAGAAGCCTACCGAGGAGAGTACCTGCTTTGAGAGACCATGCTTCAAGTGGTATACCACGCCATGGTCTGAG TGCACCAAAACCTGTGGTGTTGGTGTGAGAATGCGTGATGTGAAATGCTATCAAGGAACAGATATTGTTCGGGGTTGTGACCCACTGGTGAAACCGGTCGCCAAGCAGACCTGTGACTTGCAGCCATGTCCTACAGAACCTCCAG atgaCAGCTGCCAGGATCAGCCAGGGACCAACTGTGCTCTGGCCATCAAGGTCAACCTTTGTAGTCACTGGTACTACAGTAAGGCCTGCTGTCGCTCCTGCAGACCCAGCCATTCCTAG